From Mya arenaria isolate MELC-2E11 chromosome 12, ASM2691426v1, the proteins below share one genomic window:
- the LOC128211166 gene encoding bis(5'-adenosyl)-triphosphatase enpp4-like, giving the protein MESIFTLYICACVAFWGPGLVTGSKVLLVSMDGFRWDYIERARTPNFTEFAKMGSRAEYLTGVFSSKTFPSHYTIATGLYEENHGIVGNYMYDPTTQRTFSPRNAKENEWWGGEPIWVTARRQSLKTAVYNWAGSEAEIMGYRPNFYTAYNKSIPFSERLDTVIEWLTNTSFAVELVLLHFQEPDSTGHDFGPYGAETLAKVEEMDGVLEDLVSRFDAANLWSSVNVIVTSDHGMANTSDQRMVDILDYVDHNAIKETPTLGAVVNLLVMPDMRDEVYRNLSKAPHMSVYMREDVPTRFHFSNNPRILDIVAIADEGWTIVMNASEYWYASDQGGHGYDNELMSMKPIFYARGPDIKVGYTSATFNLVDIYPLVCELLNVTAAPNNGSLDVAATILNRPVSEAVQERSNYVFWLLVLFVSSFCNMH; this is encoded by the exons ATGGAGTCTATCTTTACACTATATATCTGTGCCTGTGTGGCGTTCTGGGGTCCAGGACTTGTTACCGGAAGTAAAGTGCTCCTGGTATCCATGGATGGTTTTCGATGGGACTACATTGAGCGTGCAAGGACACCAAACTTTACGGAGTTCGCCAAAATGGGCAGCCGGGCGGAATACCTTACCGGCGTTTTCTCTTCTAAAACATTCCCCAGTCATTACACCATTGCTACTG GCTTATACGAGGAGAACCATGGTATCGTTGGCAACTACATGTACGACCCGACAACCCAACGTACTTTTTCGCCCCGGAACGCAAAGGAGAACGAGTGGTGGGGCGGGGAGCCGATCTGGGTTACGGCGAGAAGACAAAGCCTCAAGACCGCGGTTTACAATTGGGCTGGGAGCGAAGCGGAAATCATGGGATACCGGCCGAATTTCTATACGGCTTACAACAAGTCCATCCCGTTTTCGGAACGTCTGGATACGGTGATCGAGTGGTTGACGAATACTTCATTTGCGGTAGAATTGGTACTGCTGCACTTTCAAGAGCCAGATAGCACGGGGCATGATTTCGGGCCTTATGGAGCTGAGACGCTTGCAAAGGTGGAAGAGATGGACGGAGTCCTGGAAGACCTCGTTTCAAGGTTTGACGCCGCCAATCTCTGGTCGTCCGTCAATGTGATTGTCACCAGTGACCACGGTATGGCCAACACATCGGACCAGCGTATGGTAGACATACTTGATTATGTCGATCACAATGCAATAAAGGAGACGCCGACGCTTGGCGCCGTGGTGAATCTTCTGGTTATGCCGGATATGCGAGATGAAGTGTACCGGAACCTCTCCAAGGCGCCCCACATGTCTGTGTACATGAGAGAGGACGTCCCAACTCGGTTTCACTTCTCAAACAACCCCCGCATACTCGACATAGTGGCCATTGCGGATGAAGGATGGACTATTGTCATG AATGCCTCCGAGTACTGGTACGCCTCCGACCAGGGTGGACACGGGTACGATAATGAGCTAATGTCCATGAAGCCGATCTTCTACGCCCGGGGTCCGGACATTAAG gtTGGCTACACCTCAGCAACTTTCAACCTTGTGGACATCTACCCGCTCGTCTGTGAACTGCTCAACGTGACGGCAGCGCCTAATAATGGCTCATTGGACGTCGCCGCAACCATCCTAAACAGACCAGTATCAGAAGCTGTTCAAGAACGATCCAACTATGTTTTTTGGCTTCTAGTACTCTTTGTTTCATCATTTTGCAATATGCATTGA